One genomic segment of Natrononativus amylolyticus includes these proteins:
- a CDS encoding amino acid ABC transporter permease, with product MASSTDARWGRAAEIPARRLLVVLAAVAFWGWLLAQWVNDWLLSRLGIGPGAGEQPLEREPVDAAADRLVASAEIAGPFAGILEFFGSVVGVVAVTVDVAPALAAGAWLTIVLTVVSILLGLAIAVPLTVVRVYGGPFRWLALGYIELIRGTPLLAQLFVLYFGLPLAVWLHGVEAIGTGPVPDQAFLIAIVGFTINSSAYQAEYIRGAVESVDPGQLTAARSIGLSRLAGIRYVVLPQTFRYAIPAWTNELVYLIKYSSLAAFITVPELYFRASRIASRTFEYTAIYANLAVVYIALVLTATALMSRLETRVAIPGLGQAEGRQQGKTNGRE from the coding sequence ATGGCTAGCTCGACCGACGCCCGCTGGGGACGCGCGGCCGAGATTCCCGCGAGGCGGCTGCTCGTCGTCCTGGCCGCGGTCGCGTTCTGGGGGTGGCTGCTCGCCCAGTGGGTAAACGACTGGCTGCTTTCGCGGCTCGGAATCGGCCCCGGCGCGGGCGAACAGCCCCTCGAGCGCGAGCCGGTCGACGCGGCCGCAGATCGGCTCGTTGCGTCGGCCGAAATCGCCGGGCCGTTCGCGGGAATCCTCGAGTTCTTCGGTTCGGTCGTCGGCGTCGTCGCCGTCACCGTCGACGTTGCGCCCGCGCTCGCAGCCGGCGCGTGGCTCACCATCGTGCTCACGGTCGTGAGCATCCTGCTCGGCCTCGCGATCGCCGTCCCGCTAACGGTCGTTCGGGTGTACGGGGGGCCGTTCCGGTGGCTCGCTCTGGGCTACATCGAACTCATCCGCGGAACGCCGCTGCTCGCCCAGCTGTTCGTGCTCTACTTCGGGCTCCCGCTTGCGGTCTGGCTCCACGGCGTCGAGGCGATCGGGACGGGGCCGGTCCCCGACCAGGCGTTCCTCATCGCGATCGTCGGCTTTACCATCAACAGTTCGGCGTACCAGGCCGAATACATCCGCGGGGCCGTCGAGAGCGTCGACCCCGGCCAGCTCACCGCTGCCCGCTCGATCGGCCTCTCGAGGCTCGCGGGCATCCGTTACGTCGTCCTCCCCCAGACGTTCCGGTACGCGATTCCGGCCTGGACCAACGAGCTGGTGTACCTGATCAAGTACTCGTCGCTGGCGGCCTTTATCACGGTGCCCGAGCTCTACTTCCGGGCGTCGCGGATCGCCTCGCGGACGTTCGAGTACACGGCGATCTACGCGAACCTCGCGGTCGTCTACATCGCGCTCGTGCTGACGGCGACGGCGCTCATGAGTCGCCTCGAGACGCGCGTCGCGATCCCCGGCCTCGGACAGGCCGAGGGACGCCAGCAGGGTAAGACGAACGGCCGCGAGTGA
- a CDS encoding alkaline phosphatase family protein — protein sequence MGLFDRLRGDGDPRVAFIGIDGVPYSLLTENRDRFPNVAALADDGTAAEISSIVPPESSACWPSLTTGMNPGETGVYGFQDREVGTYDTYVPMGRDVQAPRVWDRVQNEGRRATVMNVPVTFPPQRNLQRTVSGFLSPGLEKAAHPDDVREYLESIDYRIDVNPKLGHEKNKEEFLADAHETLDARFEAFRHYIEEDDWDLFFGVFMTTDRVNHFLFEDYERDGEYKAEFLEFYEKVDDYLGRLRTALDDDVTLIVASDHGFTSLDYEVHFNEWLREEGWLSFDTDEPDELGDIANETRAYSFIPGRFYLNLEGREPRGTVTEEQYDEVRDELKSMLEALEGPDGRPVVDRVVEKEAVFRGDHDAIAPDLVAIPNDGFDLKSGFKADSDVFTTGPRNGMHSFDDTALFIDGEASIGDADLYDIAPTILDLMEIEYSRGDFDGASLV from the coding sequence ATGGGTTTGTTCGACCGACTGCGGGGGGATGGTGACCCTCGAGTCGCGTTTATCGGAATCGACGGCGTGCCGTACAGTCTTCTCACCGAGAACCGCGACCGCTTTCCGAACGTGGCGGCGCTCGCCGACGACGGTACGGCCGCCGAGATCTCGAGCATCGTTCCTCCCGAGTCGAGCGCCTGCTGGCCCTCCCTGACGACCGGTATGAACCCCGGCGAAACGGGCGTCTACGGCTTTCAGGACCGCGAGGTCGGCACCTACGACACCTACGTCCCGATGGGGCGTGACGTCCAGGCGCCTCGGGTCTGGGACCGCGTCCAGAACGAGGGGCGCCGGGCGACGGTGATGAACGTCCCCGTCACGTTTCCCCCGCAACGGAACCTCCAGCGGACGGTTTCGGGCTTTCTCTCTCCCGGCCTCGAGAAGGCCGCCCACCCCGACGACGTCCGCGAGTATCTGGAGTCGATCGACTACCGGATCGACGTCAACCCCAAACTCGGCCACGAGAAGAACAAAGAGGAGTTCCTGGCGGACGCCCACGAGACGCTCGACGCCAGATTCGAGGCGTTCAGACACTACATCGAGGAGGACGACTGGGACCTCTTCTTCGGCGTCTTCATGACCACCGATCGGGTCAACCACTTCCTGTTCGAAGACTACGAACGGGACGGCGAGTACAAAGCGGAGTTCCTCGAGTTCTACGAGAAAGTCGACGACTACCTCGGGCGACTCCGAACCGCCCTCGACGACGACGTCACCCTGATCGTCGCCTCCGACCACGGCTTCACCAGTCTCGACTACGAGGTCCACTTCAACGAGTGGCTCCGCGAGGAGGGGTGGCTCTCCTTCGACACCGACGAACCCGACGAGCTCGGAGACATCGCGAACGAGACGCGCGCGTACTCGTTCATCCCCGGCCGGTTCTACCTCAACCTCGAGGGCCGCGAACCCCGCGGCACCGTCACCGAAGAGCAGTACGACGAGGTCCGCGACGAACTCAAGTCGATGCTCGAGGCCCTCGAGGGTCCCGACGGCCGTCCGGTGGTCGACCGCGTCGTCGAGAAGGAGGCGGTGTTCCGCGGCGACCACGACGCGATCGCGCCCGATCTGGTCGCGATCCCGAACGACGGGTTCGACCTCAAATCCGGCTTCAAGGCGGATTCGGACGTCTTCACCACGGGGCCGCGAAACGGGATGCACAGCTTCGACGACACCGCGCTGTTCATCGACGGGGAGGCGTCGATCGGCGACGCCGACCTCTACGACATCGCGCCGACGATCCTCGATCTGATGGAGATCGAGTACAGCCGCGGCGACTTCGACGGCGCGAGTCTGGTGTAG
- a CDS encoding inorganic diphosphatase, which produces MVNLWEDLETGPNAPEEIYAVVECLKGERNKYEYDKDVPGVVLDRVLHSNVHYPSDYGFIPRSYYDDEDPFDVLVLVEDQTFPGCVIEARPVALMKMDDDGEQDDKVIAVPSEDPRFDHIEDLEDIPQQRRDEIDEFFATYKNLEEGKEVETLGWEDRQAAYDAIEHAQELYAEHFG; this is translated from the coding sequence ATGGTAAATCTCTGGGAGGACCTCGAAACGGGACCGAACGCGCCGGAAGAGATCTACGCGGTCGTCGAATGTCTGAAGGGCGAGCGCAACAAGTACGAGTACGACAAGGACGTGCCGGGAGTCGTCCTCGACCGCGTGCTTCACTCGAACGTCCACTATCCCTCCGACTACGGCTTCATCCCGCGGAGCTACTACGACGACGAGGACCCCTTCGACGTGCTGGTGCTCGTCGAAGACCAGACGTTCCCCGGCTGTGTCATCGAAGCCCGTCCCGTCGCGTTGATGAAGATGGACGACGACGGCGAGCAGGACGACAAGGTGATCGCCGTCCCGAGCGAGGACCCGCGCTTCGACCACATCGAGGACCTCGAGGACATCCCACAGCAGCGACGCGACGAGATCGACGAGTTCTTCGCGACCTACAAGAACTTGGAGGAGGGCAAGGAAGTCGAGACCCTGGGCTGGGAGGACCGCCAGGCCGCCTACGACGCGATCGAACACGCCCAGGAACTCTACGCGGAACACTTCGGCTAA
- a CDS encoding PadR family transcriptional regulator: MSEAQSITGEQSIARELTAFQNNILVILAKEPMYGLAIKRELEEYYGTEVNHGRLYPNLDELVDLGLVEKSELDKRTNQYSLTDDGYDAVLDQISWTLSKVVTGDDRADEIREIVDDSY; the protein is encoded by the coding sequence ATGTCAGAGGCACAATCAATCACCGGCGAACAGAGTATCGCACGTGAACTGACGGCGTTCCAGAACAATATCCTCGTCATTCTCGCGAAGGAACCGATGTACGGCCTCGCGATCAAGCGCGAACTCGAGGAGTACTACGGAACCGAAGTCAACCACGGCCGTCTCTACCCGAACCTCGACGAGCTCGTCGACCTGGGGCTCGTAGAGAAGAGCGAACTTGACAAGCGCACCAACCAGTACTCGCTGACCGACGACGGCTACGACGCCGTCCTCGACCAGATCTCCTGGACGCTCTCAAAGGTCGTCACCGGCGACGACCGCGCAGACGAGATCCGCGAGATCGTCGACGACAGCTACTGA
- a CDS encoding DUF7108 family protein, whose translation MSDSPEPEAGTEELPEAVIEEAERLTRLERTAVDEAEREVYDERRETLLEDHEFTARVREEGADETLVLHPAEWHADGAIRTDRIEDISRAVEVPLEGTADPDDWEAVEAQNRDLVADVRAEHGEVHGENVSALADFMGNHYAKPVVSATSRELAEFRREYFVRNAWPSDEQRATIETSIRLAFETAGESVPEFRSSAQ comes from the coding sequence ATGAGCGATTCGCCGGAACCGGAAGCGGGTACCGAGGAACTGCCCGAGGCGGTCATCGAGGAAGCAGAGCGGCTCACGCGCCTCGAGCGCACCGCCGTCGACGAGGCCGAACGGGAGGTCTACGACGAGCGCCGCGAGACGCTGCTCGAGGATCACGAGTTTACCGCGCGCGTTCGCGAGGAGGGCGCCGACGAGACGCTCGTGTTACATCCCGCCGAGTGGCACGCCGACGGCGCGATACGAACCGACCGTATCGAGGACATCTCGCGGGCCGTCGAGGTGCCACTCGAGGGGACGGCCGATCCGGACGACTGGGAGGCCGTCGAGGCGCAGAACCGCGACCTCGTCGCCGACGTTCGCGCGGAACACGGCGAGGTCCACGGGGAGAACGTCTCCGCGCTTGCGGACTTCATGGGGAATCACTACGCGAAGCCGGTGGTGTCCGCGACGAGCCGGGAGCTCGCGGAGTTTCGGCGTGAGTACTTCGTGAGAAACGCGTGGCCATCGGACGAACAGCGAGCGACGATCGAGACGTCGATCAGACTCGCGTTCGAGACGGCCGGTGAATCGGTGCCCGAGTTCCGATCGTCGGCTCAGTAG
- the rnhA gene encoding ribonuclease HI, with protein sequence MPVIECDTERARERLEEAGVTVESGNTDHERWRASRGGATAVAYDDKVVIQGSAPQELAALLREGGGRAHVYFDGGARGNPGPAGIGWVIVTGDGIVAEGSDTIGRATNNQAEYEALIAALEAATEYGYDELHVRGDSELIVKQVRGEYDTNNPELREKRVTVLELLSRVDEWTLEHVPREVNERADALANEALDRA encoded by the coding sequence ATGCCGGTCATCGAGTGCGACACCGAGCGAGCCCGCGAGCGCCTCGAGGAGGCGGGCGTTACCGTCGAATCCGGAAACACCGACCACGAACGGTGGCGCGCGAGCCGCGGCGGGGCGACGGCCGTCGCGTACGACGACAAGGTCGTGATTCAGGGGAGCGCGCCGCAGGAGTTAGCGGCGCTCCTGCGCGAGGGGGGCGGACGGGCCCACGTCTACTTCGACGGCGGCGCGCGCGGCAACCCCGGCCCCGCCGGGATCGGCTGGGTGATCGTCACGGGCGACGGTATCGTCGCCGAGGGCAGCGACACCATCGGCCGCGCGACGAACAACCAGGCGGAGTACGAGGCGCTGATCGCCGCCCTCGAGGCCGCGACGGAGTACGGCTACGACGAACTCCACGTCCGTGGCGACTCCGAACTGATCGTCAAGCAGGTCCGCGGCGAGTACGACACCAACAACCCCGAACTGCGCGAAAAGCGCGTGACCGTCCTCGAGTTGCTCTCGCGGGTCGACGAGTGGACCCTCGAGCACGTTCCCCGGGAGGTAAACGAGCGTGCGGACGCGCTGGCGAACGAGGCGCTCGACCGGGCCTGA
- a CDS encoding transcription initiation factor IIB, translating into MTRSTRQRERMRETDEAEDQEGVRACPECESDNLVKDSDRGELICEDCGLVVEEEKIDPGPEWRAFNHQERQEKSRVGAPTTQTMHDKGLTTTIDWKDKDAYGRSISSKKRSQMHRLRKWQERIRTKDAGERNLQFALSEIDRMASALGVPRSVREVASVIYRRALKEDLIRGRSIEGVATSALYAACRKEGIPRSLEEISEVSRVERKEIGRTYRYISQELGLEMRPVDPKKYVPRFCSELELSEEVQTKANEIIEKTAEEGLLSGKSPTGYAAAAIYAASLLCNEKKTQREVADVAQVTEVTIRNRYQEQIEAMGIHG; encoded by the coding sequence ATGACACGGTCCACCCGCCAACGGGAGCGAATGCGCGAGACGGACGAGGCCGAGGATCAGGAAGGGGTACGTGCCTGCCCCGAGTGTGAATCCGACAACCTCGTAAAGGACTCCGACCGGGGTGAGCTCATCTGTGAAGACTGTGGGCTCGTCGTGGAAGAAGAGAAGATCGATCCCGGTCCGGAATGGCGGGCGTTTAACCACCAGGAACGACAGGAGAAGTCCCGCGTCGGCGCGCCGACAACCCAGACGATGCACGACAAGGGGCTGACGACGACGATCGACTGGAAGGACAAAGACGCCTACGGGCGATCGATCTCCTCGAAGAAGCGCAGTCAGATGCACCGATTGCGCAAGTGGCAAGAACGCATCCGAACCAAGGACGCAGGCGAGCGCAACCTGCAGTTCGCGCTCAGCGAGATCGACCGGATGGCCTCGGCGCTGGGCGTGCCGCGCTCGGTCCGCGAGGTCGCGTCGGTGATCTACCGGCGCGCACTCAAGGAAGACCTCATCCGCGGCCGATCCATCGAAGGGGTCGCGACCTCCGCACTGTACGCCGCCTGCCGAAAGGAAGGCATCCCGCGCAGCCTCGAAGAGATCTCCGAGGTCTCCCGTGTCGAACGCAAAGAGATCGGGCGAACGTATCGGTACATCTCGCAGGAACTCGGCCTCGAGATGCGACCAGTCGACCCGAAAAAGTACGTCCCCCGCTTCTGTTCTGAACTCGAACTCTCCGAGGAGGTCCAGACGAAGGCCAACGAAATCATCGAGAAGACGGCCGAGGAAGGACTGCTCTCGGGGAAATCCCCCACGGGGTACGCCGCGGCCGCGATCTACGCCGCGTCGCTGCTGTGCAACGAGAAGAAGACCCAGCGCGAGGTCGCGGACGTCGCTCAGGTCACCGAGGTCACGATCCGCAACCGCTACCAGGAGCAGATCGAAGCGATGGGCATCCACGGCTAA
- a CDS encoding LolA family protein, with protein MIRSRVVVAIALVAVLVAIGGCTTVGTDDPDGEVLLADALSADENITDVTGERTVTVSDTAGEHTTTERFWEAPPDHARVEAAPSSADEGAFTETVFVRSGPDIWLYEADDREATAFDREDVTDESESVDEFLERVDVAYEGTDSVADRETHVVNVTVRNDSVERGIGVLVGDTQYVYPLETVEHEDTELRSQQLWIDDEFGYVLKHRQTFEDVDGGELEITVVHEEVAFNEGVDDERFTLDDDVSVVEEPSVDEREFEDRESAQEYAPFDLPTVDLPAAYERERLSADEYGEELTVHEQYSDGETMLWFSVSEHGLLPDDPDREGVGDVEASVVELDAVTLVTWECGGLEHELSADLEAETLLEFAATVSCD; from the coding sequence GTGATACGTTCTCGCGTCGTCGTGGCGATCGCGCTCGTCGCCGTCCTCGTCGCGATCGGAGGATGTACGACGGTCGGCACCGACGATCCCGACGGCGAGGTACTTCTGGCGGACGCGCTCTCCGCGGACGAAAACATCACGGACGTGACGGGTGAGCGAACGGTCACCGTCTCGGACACTGCGGGCGAGCACACCACCACGGAGCGGTTCTGGGAGGCGCCGCCGGACCACGCTCGAGTCGAGGCCGCCCCCTCCTCGGCCGACGAGGGAGCGTTCACGGAGACCGTTTTCGTGCGCTCCGGCCCGGACATCTGGCTGTACGAGGCGGACGACCGGGAGGCGACGGCGTTCGACCGCGAGGACGTGACGGACGAATCGGAGTCGGTCGACGAGTTTCTGGAACGGGTCGACGTCGCCTACGAGGGGACCGACAGCGTCGCCGATCGAGAAACCCACGTCGTGAACGTGACGGTCAGAAACGACTCGGTGGAGCGAGGAATCGGCGTCCTCGTCGGCGACACCCAGTACGTGTACCCGCTCGAGACCGTCGAACACGAGGACACCGAGCTGCGAAGCCAGCAGCTCTGGATCGACGACGAGTTCGGCTACGTCCTCAAACACCGACAGACGTTCGAAGACGTCGACGGGGGCGAACTCGAGATTACCGTCGTTCACGAGGAGGTGGCGTTCAACGAGGGCGTCGACGACGAGCGGTTCACGCTCGACGACGACGTCTCGGTCGTCGAGGAGCCGTCGGTCGACGAACGCGAGTTCGAGGACCGCGAGTCGGCACAGGAGTACGCCCCGTTCGACCTCCCGACGGTCGACCTCCCGGCGGCCTACGAGCGAGAGCGCCTCTCGGCGGACGAGTACGGCGAGGAGCTCACGGTACACGAGCAGTACTCCGACGGGGAGACGATGCTGTGGTTCAGCGTCAGCGAGCACGGCCTCCTGCCCGACGACCCGGACCGCGAGGGCGTCGGCGACGTCGAGGCGAGCGTCGTCGAACTGGACGCGGTGACGCTGGTCACCTGGGAGTGTGGCGGACTGGAACACGAACTCAGCGCCGACCTCGAGGCCGAGACACTCCTCGAGTTCGCCGCCACCGTCTCCTGTGACTGA
- a CDS encoding DUF7521 family protein: MMTNVARLDEAPLFEVLTVASLFLVALIGTLIAVQAYRGYRRNDSRPMLFLAVGLLLLTLVPFVLNVALNTLASPEQVTVVFLENVSRLLGLLAITYSLYGTN; encoded by the coding sequence ATGATGACGAACGTCGCGCGACTCGACGAGGCGCCGCTCTTCGAGGTGCTGACCGTGGCGAGTCTCTTCCTCGTCGCGCTCATCGGGACGCTCATCGCGGTTCAGGCCTACCGCGGGTACCGCCGGAACGACAGCCGGCCGATGCTGTTTCTCGCCGTCGGCCTGCTCCTGTTGACGCTGGTTCCGTTCGTGCTCAACGTCGCGCTCAACACGCTCGCGAGTCCGGAACAGGTGACGGTCGTGTTCCTCGAGAACGTGAGTCGACTGCTGGGACTGCTCGCGATCACGTACTCGTTGTACGGGACGAACTGA
- a CDS encoding winged helix-turn-helix domain-containing protein → MTEEYDRSELFALLDDEYARTILTETSIEPMSASTLSDRCDASLPTVYRRLDRLRECDLISERTELAPDGNHYSVYEARLDRLELSLEDGELSLELSLREEDVADKFTRMWEGLR, encoded by the coding sequence GTGACCGAGGAGTACGACCGGTCGGAACTGTTTGCCCTTCTCGACGACGAGTACGCGCGTACGATCCTCACCGAAACGAGCATCGAACCCATGTCAGCCAGCACTCTGAGCGACCGCTGTGACGCGTCCCTGCCGACGGTGTACCGACGACTCGATCGGCTCCGGGAGTGTGACCTCATCAGCGAACGAACCGAACTCGCACCGGACGGCAACCACTACAGCGTCTACGAGGCGCGTCTCGACCGGCTCGAACTGTCTCTCGAGGACGGCGAACTCTCCCTCGAACTCTCGTTGCGAGAGGAGGACGTGGCCGACAAGTTCACCCGGATGTGGGAGGGCTTGCGATGA
- the nreA gene encoding DNA repair protein NreA — translation MRLDDYIEELEPDEEAERRRLAKEKSYAITDHVERFERNFERALSGDSLVGSTAPSIFVGRSNYPNIPVGVLSPVGDEAAAEEYVTDGTWYRQGYGIDDVLQRRTGLLNSSKPANVDSPGIASRLAPSVHDTWEGFVGVQREVAIADRPVDLEIGLEGKPDLGLEAGTDVATPRGPRANARDAELRENPHVPRPVKKTLEDDDWQAQGAMTYLYRRGFDVYEINSILSAGALGEAAQRRLVPTRWSITAVDDTVGQYLRGRIRNAPSVDEVQVWANEYMGNRYWVILAPGTWEYELVEMKAPGSIWNPDPAGGIWMASASEGFEGRSSYVEETAGAYYAARLGVLEHLESVGRQAKCLVLREVSDDYWAPVGVWQVRESVRNAFDGECGTAESFHEAVATVAARLPVGHDRLRRKSELAAGLQSNLSAFE, via the coding sequence ATGCGCCTCGACGACTACATCGAGGAGTTAGAACCCGACGAGGAGGCCGAGCGACGGCGCCTCGCCAAGGAGAAGTCCTACGCGATCACGGACCACGTAGAGCGGTTCGAACGGAACTTCGAACGGGCGCTCTCGGGTGACTCGCTCGTCGGCTCGACCGCCCCCTCGATCTTCGTCGGGCGGTCGAACTATCCGAACATCCCGGTCGGCGTCCTCTCGCCGGTCGGCGACGAGGCGGCCGCCGAGGAGTACGTCACCGACGGCACCTGGTACAGACAGGGGTACGGGATCGACGACGTGCTCCAGCGCCGGACCGGGCTACTGAACTCGAGCAAGCCCGCGAACGTCGACTCGCCGGGGATCGCGAGCCGGCTCGCGCCCTCCGTCCACGACACCTGGGAGGGGTTCGTCGGCGTCCAGCGCGAGGTCGCCATCGCGGACCGGCCCGTCGATCTCGAGATCGGCCTCGAGGGCAAACCGGATCTCGGCCTCGAGGCCGGAACGGACGTCGCGACCCCGCGCGGGCCGCGAGCCAACGCGAGAGACGCCGAACTCCGGGAGAACCCCCACGTTCCGCGGCCGGTGAAGAAGACCCTGGAGGACGACGACTGGCAGGCCCAGGGCGCGATGACGTACCTCTACCGGCGCGGGTTCGACGTCTACGAGATCAACTCGATCCTCTCGGCGGGCGCACTCGGCGAGGCCGCCCAGCGGCGGCTGGTACCGACCCGGTGGTCGATCACGGCCGTCGACGACACCGTCGGCCAGTACCTCCGTGGGCGGATCCGAAACGCCCCCAGCGTCGACGAGGTGCAGGTGTGGGCCAACGAGTACATGGGAAACCGCTACTGGGTGATCCTCGCGCCCGGCACCTGGGAGTACGAACTCGTCGAGATGAAGGCGCCGGGGAGCATCTGGAACCCCGACCCGGCCGGCGGAATCTGGATGGCCAGCGCCTCGGAGGGGTTCGAGGGGCGCTCGAGCTACGTCGAAGAGACCGCCGGCGCCTACTACGCCGCTCGGCTGGGGGTGTTAGAGCACCTCGAGTCGGTCGGCCGCCAGGCGAAGTGTCTCGTCCTCCGGGAGGTGTCCGACGACTACTGGGCACCGGTGGGCGTCTGGCAGGTCCGCGAGAGCGTCCGCAACGCCTTCGACGGCGAGTGCGGGACCGCCGAGAGCTTCCACGAGGCCGTCGCCACCGTCGCCGCCCGGCTGCCAGTTGGCCACGACCGCCTCCGCCGGAAGTCGGAACTCGCGGCCGGGTTACAGTCGAACCTGAGCGCGTTCGAATGA
- a CDS encoding DUF302 domain-containing protein gives MSLPIDPAAIDPEHYGEKRATLEMGHEEAIEHVREVFTDAGFGVPVEFSPSELLNEKVDADRDPYYVLGACNPAIADRVLDVTTEMGGLFPCNVIVWEEEPGTQVVYHVSIMKIGRLLGIAPDDEEWQAIVDETSELVETAYANL, from the coding sequence CGCGGCGATCGACCCCGAACACTACGGCGAGAAGCGCGCGACGCTCGAGATGGGGCACGAGGAGGCGATCGAGCACGTCCGCGAGGTGTTCACGGACGCGGGCTTCGGCGTCCCCGTCGAGTTCTCTCCCTCCGAACTGCTCAACGAGAAGGTCGACGCCGACCGCGACCCCTACTACGTCCTCGGGGCGTGCAACCCCGCAATCGCGGACCGCGTTCTCGACGTCACGACGGAGATGGGCGGACTGTTCCCCTGTAACGTCATCGTCTGGGAGGAGGAGCCGGGAACGCAGGTCGTCTACCACGTCTCGATCATGAAGATCGGCCGCCTGCTCGGGATTGCTCCAGACGACGAGGAGTGGCAGGCGATCGTCGACGAAACGAGCGAACTCGTCGAGACGGCGTACGCGAACCTGTAG